The following proteins come from a genomic window of Methylorubrum populi:
- a CDS encoding tryptophan 7-halogenase, translated as MFRSERSAPPRLVVAGGGPAGWMAAFYLKRVLRRAGWTVTLVAAAPAAGARVALATRPSFTRFLGAFDIDEAIFMRRCAATYRLASRYDDWFAEGQGHWHPFGACGPRIAGRDLFHYWMKLRESGPEEEAGSYADYAPQALMAAAGHGPRPETGRSSLSESGDYGYHLDRAGLVRFLRELALAEGVRVVAGRVREIERDLYGDVAALVLDDGRTVEGDIFLDCTGATSQLIGTALGEAWVAGNGPGDRLTRLSLPRSAEAPPFTAYRGRAEGWTASLPLADRTEHIFVHDSRTTLPDAAAEVLQRAFAGGADVTQSQLRYGRRASPWQRNVVALGAAAGAVEPLVGFDLDLVLAGLEAFLAYLPRQGEGSDVLRSAYIARLNRAQDDAVEAVAAHYVLGRRPERFWAAARAAPLPDRLADRLDLYELAGHVEPSGEALFGEGDHYLLFSGADFLPRRPFAPVDVSDGREIARLLASIRAQSVRIAQAMAPHDRLIEALHGPAPVAAPALRPAVASAGPASLRGTPEGARLADLVAGLGQPFGYERSVKASPAGLQTERFLISLHRISLGLTPGRTLDELAARLGLPERERAEAAGLIEDADILHLGYEGGASGTLYKLYVEWSSRTDAAWSGVDAAGAEPMLVHRAYKWRPEATHPPVVTLYHWPRVRGPEEIGARLTRIAGAWGAAGTPVRDTAHAILRLARDRGRGAVHYLEAREEPGLRLSYDLNLYACGLSVADAEPLLGQAFVDLGTPPQAAAAVLGERLGETLGHVAGGIGRDGRPFLTVYSGKAGA; from the coding sequence ATGTTCAGGTCCGAACGCTCCGCGCCACCGCGCCTGGTCGTCGCCGGCGGCGGTCCCGCCGGCTGGATGGCGGCCTTCTATCTGAAGCGCGTCCTGCGCCGAGCCGGCTGGACGGTGACCCTCGTCGCGGCGGCCCCGGCCGCGGGAGCGCGCGTCGCCCTGGCGACGCGTCCGTCCTTCACCCGCTTCCTCGGCGCCTTCGACATCGACGAAGCGATCTTCATGCGCCGCTGCGCGGCGACCTACCGGCTGGCCAGCCGCTACGACGACTGGTTCGCCGAAGGCCAGGGGCACTGGCACCCCTTCGGCGCCTGCGGCCCGAGGATCGCCGGCCGCGACCTGTTCCACTACTGGATGAAGCTTCGCGAATCCGGCCCTGAAGAGGAGGCCGGCAGCTATGCGGATTACGCGCCCCAGGCGCTGATGGCCGCCGCCGGACACGGTCCCCGCCCGGAGACGGGCCGGTCGTCTCTGAGCGAGTCCGGCGATTACGGCTATCACCTCGACCGGGCCGGTCTCGTCCGTTTCCTGCGCGAACTGGCGCTCGCCGAGGGCGTGCGCGTGGTGGCCGGGCGCGTTCGCGAGATCGAGCGCGACCTCTACGGCGACGTCGCCGCGCTCGTCCTCGACGACGGGCGGACGGTCGAGGGCGACATCTTCCTCGACTGCACGGGCGCAACTTCGCAGCTCATCGGCACCGCGCTCGGCGAGGCCTGGGTCGCCGGCAATGGCCCTGGCGACCGCCTGACCCGCCTGTCCCTGCCGCGGTCGGCCGAGGCGCCGCCCTTTACCGCCTACCGCGGCCGGGCGGAGGGGTGGACGGCGTCGCTGCCCCTGGCCGACCGCACCGAGCATATCTTCGTCCACGACAGCCGGACCACGCTGCCGGATGCGGCGGCGGAGGTGCTGCAACGCGCCTTCGCGGGCGGGGCGGACGTCACGCAGTCGCAGCTGCGATACGGTCGCCGCGCATCGCCGTGGCAGCGCAACGTCGTCGCCCTCGGCGCCGCTGCCGGAGCCGTCGAACCGCTCGTCGGCTTCGATCTTGATCTCGTCCTGGCCGGACTCGAGGCGTTCCTCGCCTATCTGCCCCGGCAGGGTGAGGGGAGCGACGTGCTCCGCAGCGCCTACATCGCGCGGCTGAACCGCGCCCAGGACGATGCGGTCGAGGCGGTGGCCGCGCATTACGTCCTCGGCCGCCGGCCGGAACGGTTCTGGGCGGCGGCCCGCGCCGCGCCGCTTCCCGACCGGCTCGCCGATCGCCTCGACCTCTACGAGTTGGCGGGCCATGTCGAACCGAGCGGGGAGGCATTGTTCGGCGAGGGCGACCATTACCTTCTGTTCTCTGGAGCCGACTTCCTGCCGCGGCGGCCCTTCGCGCCGGTCGATGTCAGCGATGGCCGCGAGATCGCGAGACTGCTCGCGAGCATCCGCGCGCAATCGGTCCGGATCGCGCAGGCCATGGCGCCGCATGACCGTCTGATCGAAGCGTTGCACGGTCCGGCACCCGTTGCCGCGCCCGCCCTGCGCCCGGCCGTGGCGTCGGCCGGCCCGGCGAGCCTGCGCGGGACTCCGGAGGGCGCGCGTCTTGCCGATCTCGTCGCCGGCCTCGGCCAGCCTTTCGGCTACGAGCGCTCGGTCAAGGCATCCCCGGCGGGGTTGCAGACCGAGCGCTTCCTGATCAGCCTGCACCGTATCAGCCTCGGACTGACGCCGGGAAGGACGCTCGACGAACTCGCCGCCAGGCTCGGGCTGCCGGAGCGCGAGCGCGCCGAGGCCGCCGGCCTGATCGAGGATGCCGACATCCTCCATCTCGGATACGAGGGCGGAGCGTCCGGCACGCTCTACAAGCTCTACGTCGAATGGTCGTCGCGCACCGATGCGGCCTGGAGCGGCGTGGACGCGGCGGGGGCGGAGCCGATGCTGGTCCACCGCGCCTACAAGTGGAGGCCCGAGGCGACCCATCCGCCCGTCGTCACGCTCTATCACTGGCCACGGGTGCGCGGTCCCGAGGAGATCGGGGCGCGGCTGACCCGGATCGCCGGCGCGTGGGGCGCGGCCGGCACGCCCGTACGCGACACAGCCCATGCGATCCTGAGGCTGGCGCGGGACAGGGGGCGCGGCGCCGTCCACTATCTGGAAGCCCGCGAAGAGCCGGGACTGCGCCTGTCCTACGACCTCAACCTCTATGCCTGCGGCCTGAGCGTGGCCGATGCGGAACCGCTGCTCGGCCAGGCCTTCGTGGATCTCGGCACTCCGCCACAGGCCGCGGCGGCTGTCCTGGGAGAACGCCTCGGGGAAACCCTGGGGCACGTCGCCGGCGGCATCGGTCGCGACGGCCGGCCCTTCCTGACCGTCTATTCCGGCAAGGCGGGTGCATGA
- a CDS encoding radical SAM protein has protein sequence MGRYDHAAYVSLTMEFRCNLKCVHCMIEGTMDRLAPESDAHFEEILARNARERRWTGLILTGSEITLRRDLADLARRARASGFAHVRIQTHGMHLSQPSFCHRLVEAGIDEFFVSIAGSDAASHDALTLVPGSFDRALRGLETLDALPGVETLTNTVVTERSYRLLPDLVDRLAHLRRLTQMEFWVYFPMSERDEKGLVARHADVLPYLREAVLRARALGRAVEVKNFPECLLGDLGDALVNGQPELHIDPDFWREFGRNGFYQCVHREACASRECLGLNTAYIEKFGLEADALHPLRPSRSRSWSRAPA, from the coding sequence ATGGGACGCTACGACCACGCCGCCTACGTCTCCCTGACGATGGAGTTTCGCTGCAACCTCAAATGCGTCCACTGCATGATCGAGGGCACAATGGACCGGCTCGCACCGGAATCGGACGCGCATTTCGAGGAGATCCTCGCCCGCAACGCCCGCGAGCGGCGCTGGACCGGCCTGATCCTGACCGGCTCCGAGATCACCCTGCGGCGCGACCTGGCCGATCTGGCGCGGAGGGCGCGGGCCAGCGGCTTCGCCCATGTCCGCATCCAGACCCACGGCATGCATCTCTCTCAGCCGAGCTTCTGTCATCGGCTGGTCGAGGCCGGAATCGACGAGTTCTTCGTCTCCATCGCCGGCAGCGATGCCGCGAGCCACGACGCGCTGACCCTGGTGCCGGGCTCGTTCGACCGTGCCCTTCGCGGCCTGGAAACCCTCGATGCCCTGCCGGGGGTCGAGACCCTGACCAACACCGTGGTCACGGAGCGGAGCTACCGGCTGCTGCCCGATCTCGTCGACCGGCTCGCCCATCTCAGGCGACTGACCCAGATGGAGTTCTGGGTCTACTTTCCGATGTCCGAGCGCGACGAGAAGGGTCTCGTCGCGCGCCACGCCGACGTTCTGCCCTACCTGCGCGAGGCGGTGCTGCGCGCCCGCGCGCTCGGACGGGCCGTGGAGGTGAAGAACTTTCCGGAATGCCTACTCGGTGATCTGGGCGATGCGCTCGTCAACGGGCAGCCCGAGCTGCACATCGACCCGGATTTCTGGCGGGAGTTCGGGCGCAACGGCTTCTATCAATGCGTCCACCGGGAGGCTTGCGCGTCCCGCGAGTGCCTGGGCCTCAACACGGCCTATATCGAGAAGTTCGGGCTCGAAGCCGACGCGCTGCACCCGCTGCGCCCCTCCCGGTCCCGGAGCTGGAGCCGGGCTCCGGCCTGA
- a CDS encoding helix-turn-helix domain-containing protein: MTSFQRLDYLTTGLPHAMAAAVWKGVVGPLFEPRAFHPDQRSPTGSASGAVIGDIMVARVVFGAQSYRRDQDLIACTPDHILFHLYNVGGFNGRISGQQTTIWSSQVAIIDLAQEVDTLAASSDTIALIVPRALLRGLADNPLPPRLDPGRNRLLAAHLIALRERSTLLEKPDAAEVLTQTLDFLRVLLDPSRAEEITEMPALATNHLALAEQAIRTHLASPDLSPDMIANEIGVSRATLYRMFAPYGGIMRSVQERRLLAVRAALSDPLETRRLSRLATDFGFRGKVHFSRSFRAQFGITASEFRAEQVALAQKEARTDLDILHAWWPRLGNR, from the coding sequence GTGACTTCTTTCCAGCGACTTGATTACCTCACGACCGGCCTCCCGCACGCGATGGCAGCCGCGGTCTGGAAAGGCGTTGTCGGCCCGCTGTTCGAACCCCGCGCCTTCCATCCCGATCAGCGCAGTCCGACGGGCTCCGCCAGCGGTGCCGTGATCGGCGACATCATGGTGGCGCGGGTCGTGTTCGGCGCGCAGAGCTATCGCCGCGACCAGGATCTCATCGCCTGCACGCCGGACCACATTCTCTTTCATCTTTACAATGTCGGTGGCTTCAATGGCCGCATCAGCGGCCAGCAGACCACGATCTGGTCGTCGCAGGTGGCGATCATCGACCTCGCCCAGGAGGTCGATACGCTCGCGGCCTCGTCGGACACGATCGCGCTCATCGTGCCGCGGGCCCTGCTGCGGGGCCTTGCCGACAATCCGCTGCCGCCGCGGCTCGATCCGGGTCGCAACCGGCTTCTCGCCGCGCATCTGATCGCGCTGCGCGAACGCAGCACGCTGCTCGAGAAACCGGATGCCGCGGAGGTGCTGACGCAGACGCTGGACTTCCTGCGGGTGCTGCTCGACCCCTCCCGCGCCGAGGAGATCACGGAGATGCCGGCGCTCGCCACCAATCATCTGGCGCTCGCCGAGCAGGCGATCCGCACCCACCTCGCCTCGCCGGACCTGTCGCCGGACATGATCGCCAACGAGATCGGCGTGTCGCGCGCGACCCTCTATCGGATGTTCGCCCCCTACGGCGGCATCATGCGCTCGGTCCAGGAGCGGCGTCTGCTGGCGGTCAGGGCCGCTCTCAGCGACCCGCTGGAGACCCGCCGTCTCTCCCGGCTCGCGACCGATTTCGGATTTCGCGGCAAGGTCCATTTCAGCCGCAGCTTCCGCGCCCAGTTCGGCATCACCGCGAGCGAGTTCCGGGCCGAGCAGGTGGCCCTGGCACAGAAGGAGGCGCGGACCGATCTCGACATCCTCCACGCCTGGTGGCCGCGGCTCGGGAACCGGTAG
- a CDS encoding SapC family protein, translating to MSKQLLIYERAVPVTRQRHGAWSVKAGASFEFARSVNSVPLMVAEFSNAAAEYTIVFGGAEDEIIPVALLGIRDNENLYVSDSGAWAGTYVPAFLRRYPFVFSSDNANDADATFTLCVDEEFSGCNDEGRGERLFDVDGERTQYLQNVLGFLQAYQVQFQRTKLFVKRLQDFGLLDPMQAQFTLRSGQRSTLSGFSVVNRDRLKALSPEQLAELMQADEMELVYLHLASLRNLTPIAERIGGPVDAAQEPETAPSSPADFETSGNA from the coding sequence ATGAGTAAGCAGCTTCTCATCTACGAGCGTGCCGTGCCGGTGACCCGGCAGCGTCACGGGGCATGGTCGGTCAAGGCCGGCGCGTCCTTCGAGTTCGCGCGCAGCGTCAATTCCGTGCCGCTGATGGTGGCCGAGTTTTCGAACGCCGCGGCCGAGTACACCATCGTCTTCGGTGGTGCGGAAGACGAGATCATCCCCGTCGCGCTGCTCGGGATTCGCGACAACGAGAACCTCTACGTGTCCGACTCCGGCGCATGGGCCGGCACCTACGTTCCGGCCTTTTTGCGCCGCTACCCGTTCGTGTTTTCCAGCGACAACGCGAACGATGCCGACGCCACCTTCACGCTCTGCGTCGATGAGGAGTTCTCCGGCTGCAACGACGAGGGCCGCGGCGAGCGCCTGTTCGACGTCGACGGAGAGCGGACGCAGTACCTGCAGAACGTCCTGGGCTTCCTCCAGGCCTACCAAGTGCAGTTCCAGCGCACCAAGCTGTTCGTGAAGCGCCTGCAGGATTTCGGCCTGCTCGATCCGATGCAGGCGCAATTCACGCTGCGTAGCGGGCAGCGCTCGACTCTGTCGGGCTTCAGCGTGGTCAATCGCGACCGCCTCAAGGCCCTGTCGCCTGAGCAGCTCGCCGAGCTGATGCAGGCCGACGAGATGGAGCTCGTCTATTTGCACCTCGCTTCGCTGCGGAACCTGACGCCCATCGCCGAACGGATCGGCGGTCCGGTCGATGCCGCTCAGGAGCCGGAGACGGCTCCGTCCTCGCCGGCAGACTTCGAGACGTCGGGCAACGCCTGA